One region of Streptomyces rishiriensis genomic DNA includes:
- a CDS encoding acyltransferase family protein: MSTHPTDATAELPELPHPQARDTLPGQHGTERQASERQVPEQQGSEHKGSEQQGSGKKDAKKKGGGRDRYFDLLRAIALFRVIFYHLMGWAWLPVVFPSMGVMFALAGNLMARSLTRRPALDVVRGRLRRLLPPLWLLGAVGVTGMLVAGWSPDDEGQPGWWWFHLAYWILPLSDPPYGDGLPGVHGLISDGWAADLGVPLWYIRAYLWFVLLSPLLLRALRRMPWPTILAPVALSAALEFGSLSVPGWRLEAQLSDFGAFGACWLLGMAHQEGVLRRLPRYVVPSLAPAVAGIGLWYALAHDLKEGHDLDDMPFAQSLWSFAAVLLLLHISPSWSEWPARLRRWDRLITLLNSRAVTIYLWHNVCIGIVEALWDRLWGVSWLEVNATWVLESPWAQLPAVWLLTAACVVCFGWVEDLAARRRPRLWPDGRAAAHRA, from the coding sequence ATGAGCACCCACCCGACGGACGCCACGGCCGAGTTGCCCGAACTGCCCCACCCGCAGGCCCGCGACACGCTGCCGGGGCAGCACGGTACGGAGCGGCAGGCCTCCGAGCGACAGGTTCCTGAGCAGCAGGGTTCCGAGCACAAGGGTTCCGAGCAGCAGGGTTCCGGGAAGAAGGACGCGAAGAAGAAGGGCGGGGGACGGGACCGCTACTTCGACCTGCTCCGGGCGATCGCCCTCTTCCGGGTCATCTTCTACCACCTGATGGGCTGGGCGTGGCTGCCCGTCGTCTTCCCCTCCATGGGCGTGATGTTCGCGCTCGCCGGCAACCTCATGGCCCGCTCGCTGACCAGACGTCCCGCGCTGGACGTCGTACGGGGCCGGCTGCGCAGGCTGCTGCCCCCGCTGTGGCTGCTGGGCGCGGTCGGTGTGACGGGCATGCTGGTGGCCGGCTGGAGCCCGGACGACGAGGGGCAGCCCGGCTGGTGGTGGTTCCACCTCGCCTACTGGATCCTGCCGTTGAGCGACCCGCCGTACGGCGACGGGCTGCCCGGCGTGCACGGGCTGATCAGCGATGGCTGGGCCGCCGACCTGGGCGTACCCCTGTGGTACATCCGCGCCTACCTCTGGTTCGTGCTGCTCTCCCCGCTCCTGCTGCGCGCCCTGCGCCGGATGCCCTGGCCGACGATCCTGGCGCCCGTCGCGCTGTCCGCCGCCCTGGAGTTCGGCTCCCTGTCGGTGCCGGGCTGGCGGCTCGAGGCCCAGCTCAGCGACTTCGGCGCGTTCGGCGCGTGCTGGCTGCTGGGCATGGCGCACCAGGAGGGCGTGCTGCGTCGTCTGCCGCGTTACGTGGTGCCGTCCCTGGCGCCCGCCGTGGCGGGAATCGGCCTCTGGTACGCCTTGGCCCACGACCTCAAAGAGGGTCACGACCTGGACGACATGCCCTTCGCCCAGTCCCTGTGGTCCTTCGCCGCCGTGCTGCTGCTCCTGCACATCAGCCCGTCCTGGTCCGAGTGGCCCGCCCGGCTGCGCCGCTGGGACCGGCTGATCACCCTGCTCAACTCCCGTGCCGTGACGATCTACCTGTGGCACAACGTGTGCATCGGGATCGTGGAGGCTCTGTGGGACCGGCTGTGGGGCGTCTCCTGGCTGGAGGTGAACGCCACCTGGGTCCTCGAGAGTCCATGGGCGCAGCTGCCGGCCGTCTGGCTGCTCACCGCGGCCTGCGTGGTCTGCTTCGGCTGGGTGGAGGATCTCGCGGCCCGTCGCAGGCCACGTCTGTGGCCGGACGGGAGGGCGGCGGCGCACCGGGCCTGA
- a CDS encoding ABC transporter substrate-binding protein codes for MLTARRRVMARRGTAGAAAVLAGSLLLASCGGSDGGGASDAETLRLWHYEAPNSAMGVAWTAAIKEFEAQHPGVKVEFEEKSFDQIQKTAPMVLNSSDAPDLMEYNKGNATAGLLSEQGLLTDLSAEVTKRGWDKLLSPGVRTTSRYDANGVMGSGKWYGVPNYAEYTMVYFNKDLFAKYRLAEPKTFDDLVAAMDTFAENEITPLANSGAEYVAQQYVYQLALSRADRSWVDSYELYRGKTDFHDAAWTYAADTFADWVEKGYIGKGSTSAKAEDAGVSFLQGKAPILFSGSWWYGRFQDEATFDWGSGLWPGSNLSPGSGGNLWVVPQSAHNKELAYDFIDITLSKKIQNLLGNKGGVPVAADTAAITDPKSKELIAHFNTLSGRDGLAFYPDWPVPGFYDVLVSETQKLITGSEKPDGYLDALQKAYDKGVPKT; via the coding sequence ATGTTGACGGCACGAAGGCGTGTGATGGCACGACGGGGAACGGCGGGCGCGGCGGCGGTACTCGCCGGATCGCTGCTCCTGGCCTCCTGCGGCGGCTCGGACGGCGGCGGCGCCTCCGACGCCGAGACCCTGCGGCTGTGGCACTACGAGGCACCGAACAGCGCGATGGGCGTGGCCTGGACAGCGGCGATCAAGGAGTTCGAGGCCCAGCACCCGGGCGTGAAGGTGGAGTTCGAGGAGAAAAGCTTCGACCAGATCCAGAAGACCGCCCCGATGGTCCTCAACTCCTCCGACGCACCCGACCTCATGGAGTACAACAAGGGCAACGCGACAGCGGGCCTGCTCTCCGAGCAGGGGCTCCTCACCGACCTGTCCGCCGAGGTGACGAAGCGCGGCTGGGACAAGCTGCTCAGTCCGGGCGTGCGCACCACCAGCCGCTACGACGCGAACGGCGTGATGGGCTCAGGCAAGTGGTACGGGGTGCCCAACTACGCCGAGTACACGATGGTCTACTTCAACAAGGACCTGTTCGCGAAGTACCGGCTCGCCGAGCCGAAGACGTTCGACGACCTGGTCGCGGCGATGGACACCTTCGCCGAGAACGAGATCACCCCGCTCGCCAACTCCGGCGCCGAGTACGTCGCCCAGCAGTACGTCTACCAGCTGGCCCTGTCCAGGGCGGACCGCTCCTGGGTCGACTCCTACGAGCTGTACCGGGGGAAGACCGACTTCCACGACGCTGCCTGGACGTACGCGGCCGACACCTTCGCCGACTGGGTGGAGAAGGGCTACATCGGCAAGGGTTCCACCAGTGCCAAGGCCGAGGACGCCGGCGTCTCCTTCCTGCAGGGCAAGGCGCCGATCCTGTTCTCCGGCAGCTGGTGGTACGGCCGCTTCCAGGACGAGGCGACGTTCGACTGGGGCAGCGGCCTGTGGCCCGGCTCGAACCTCTCCCCGGGCTCCGGCGGCAACCTCTGGGTGGTCCCCCAAAGCGCCCACAACAAGGAGCTCGCCTACGACTTCATCGACATCACCCTGTCGAAGAAGATCCAGAACCTGCTCGGCAACAAGGGCGGCGTCCCGGTCGCGGCGGACACGGCCGCCATCACCGACCCGAAGTCCAAGGAGCTCATCGCCCACTTCAACACTCTCTCCGGCCGCGACGGCCTGGCCTTCTACCCGGACTGGCCGGTCCCCGGCTTCTACGACGTCCTCGTCTCCGAGACCCAGAAGCTCATCACCGGCAGCGAGAAGCCGGACGGCTATCTGGACGCGTTGCAAAAGGCCTACGACAAGGGCGTACCGAAGACATGA
- a CDS encoding nitrate/nitrite transporter has product MTAPSTAPASPPPTKRGSHWIEEWDPENEAFWNEKGEKIARRNLLFSVLSEHIGFSIWTMWSVLVLFMGPEYGLTPADKFLLTSMVTLVGAVVRVPYTFAVAVFGGRNWTIISAGLLLIPTIAAFTVMEPGTSFNTFLLVGLLAGIGGGNFASSMTNINAFFPLRRKGWALGLNAGGGNIGVPVIQLIALAVIGASGGPRVLLGIYIPLIVVAATLASLYMDNLASVKNDTGAAIDSAKDAHTWIMSFLYVGTFGSFIGYSFAFGQVLTNQFGRTPLQAAYLTFIGPLLGSLIRPVGGWLADRYGGARITLYNYVGMAAATAVLVFASMQKSLPLFVSVFVVLFVLSGLGNGSTYKMIPGIFQAKAVAKGLEGEEAAAYGRRLSGASMGLIGAVGALGGVGINLAFRQSFLSYGSGTGAFVAFLAFYAACFGVTWAVYLRRPSGRITAGSTASEAKQQLSYAEV; this is encoded by the coding sequence ATGACAGCCCCGAGTACAGCCCCCGCATCCCCGCCCCCCACGAAGAGGGGGAGCCACTGGATCGAGGAGTGGGACCCGGAGAACGAGGCCTTCTGGAACGAGAAGGGCGAGAAGATCGCCCGCCGCAACCTCCTCTTCTCCGTCCTCTCCGAGCACATCGGGTTCTCGATCTGGACGATGTGGTCCGTGCTCGTGCTCTTCATGGGCCCGGAGTACGGCCTCACCCCTGCCGACAAGTTCCTGCTGACCTCGATGGTGACGCTGGTCGGGGCGGTCGTACGGGTGCCCTACACCTTCGCTGTCGCGGTCTTCGGCGGCCGGAACTGGACGATCATCTCGGCCGGACTGCTGCTGATCCCCACGATCGCCGCGTTCACGGTGATGGAGCCGGGGACCTCCTTCAACACGTTCCTGCTGGTAGGCCTGCTCGCGGGCATCGGGGGCGGCAACTTCGCGTCCTCGATGACCAACATCAACGCCTTCTTCCCGCTCCGTAGGAAGGGGTGGGCGCTCGGACTCAACGCGGGCGGCGGAAACATCGGCGTGCCGGTCATCCAGCTGATCGCCCTCGCCGTCATCGGCGCCAGCGGCGGGCCGCGCGTGCTGCTGGGGATCTACATCCCGCTGATCGTCGTCGCCGCGACACTCGCCTCGCTGTACATGGACAACCTGGCCTCCGTGAAGAACGACACGGGCGCCGCGATCGACTCGGCGAAGGACGCGCACACCTGGATCATGTCCTTCCTCTACGTCGGCACCTTCGGGTCGTTCATCGGCTACAGCTTCGCCTTCGGGCAGGTCCTGACGAACCAGTTCGGCCGGACGCCCCTCCAGGCGGCCTACCTCACCTTCATCGGCCCGCTGCTCGGCTCCCTCATCCGTCCCGTCGGCGGCTGGCTCGCCGACCGCTACGGCGGCGCCCGCATCACCCTGTACAACTACGTCGGCATGGCCGCCGCCACCGCCGTCCTGGTCTTCGCCAGCATGCAGAAGTCGTTGCCGCTCTTCGTCTCCGTCTTCGTGGTGCTGTTCGTCCTCAGCGGTCTCGGCAACGGCTCGACGTACAAGATGATCCCCGGCATCTTCCAGGCGAAGGCCGTGGCCAAGGGGCTGGAGGGCGAGGAGGCGGCCGCCTACGGTCGGCGTCTGTCCGGCGCGTCCATGGGACTGATCGGCGCGGTCGGCGCGCTCGGCGGGGTCGGGATCAACCTGGCCTTCCGGCAGTCCTTCCTGTCCTACGGTTCGGGGACCGGCGCCTTCGTCGCCTTCCTCGCCTTCTACGCGGCCTGCTTCGGGGTCACCTGGGCCGTATACCTTCGCCGGCCGTCCGGCAGGATCACGGCAGGAAGCACCGCCTCCGAGGCGAAGCAGCAGCTCAGCTACGCCGAGGTGTGA
- a CDS encoding CGNR zinc finger domain-containing protein, giving the protein MDELRFDAGRICLDLLATAHPVERLDAVTPLTAWIRGCGLVPPDTALVHADASWPPAFRELRRNTGRLVHGWLGRAETGSYDLALARVNDAARAEPPAPRAVRGEDGRLVRELAGPPTCAALLAAVARDAVELLTDPVARAGLRQCAGDNCPIVYVDMSRGRRRRWCSSEVCGNRERVARHRRRAALASQP; this is encoded by the coding sequence ATGGACGAGCTCCGTTTCGACGCCGGGCGGATCTGTCTCGACCTGCTCGCCACCGCGCACCCGGTCGAACGGCTCGACGCCGTCACGCCGTTGACCGCGTGGATCCGCGGCTGCGGACTCGTCCCGCCGGACACCGCGCTCGTCCACGCCGACGCCTCCTGGCCGCCCGCCTTCCGTGAACTGCGACGGAACACGGGCCGGTTGGTGCACGGATGGCTCGGCCGCGCCGAAACCGGCTCGTACGACCTCGCCCTGGCCCGCGTCAACGACGCCGCCCGGGCCGAGCCCCCCGCCCCGCGTGCCGTACGCGGCGAAGACGGCCGGCTGGTCCGTGAGTTGGCCGGCCCGCCGACGTGTGCCGCGCTGCTGGCCGCGGTGGCCCGGGACGCGGTGGAACTGCTCACCGATCCCGTCGCCCGGGCGGGACTGCGGCAGTGCGCGGGGGACAACTGCCCGATCGTGTATGTCGACATGTCCCGGGGGCGTCGGCGTCGCTGGTGTTCCAGTGAGGTCTGCGGGAACCGGGAGCGGGTGGCGCGGCACCGTCGGCGGGCGGCGCTCGCTTCGCAGCCGTAA
- a CDS encoding uroporphyrinogen-III synthase — MYEEQQRLDAGPRGAVEHGPLAGFTVGVTAARRAEELSALLQRRGAAVLHAPALRIVPLADDGELLAATKDLIDQVPDVVVATTAIGFRGWIEAADGWGLGEQLLDRLGGVELLARGPKVKGAVRAAGLTEDWSPSSESMAEVLDRLLEEGVDGRRVAVQLHGEPLPGFVESLRVAGAEVVGVPVYRWMPPEDISPLDRLLDAAVSRGLDAITFTSAPAAASLLSRAEERGLLPELLAALAHDVLPACVGPVTALPLQAHGVDTVQPERFRLGPLVQLLCQELPSRSRALPIAGHRVEIRGHAVLVDGSLKPVPPAGMSLLRALSRRPGWVVPRSDLLRALPGAGRDEHAVETAMARLRTALGAPKLIQTVVKRGYRLALDPAADAKYADE, encoded by the coding sequence ATGTACGAGGAACAGCAGCGACTCGACGCCGGCCCTCGGGGCGCCGTCGAACACGGGCCCCTCGCGGGCTTCACCGTGGGCGTGACGGCCGCGCGCCGGGCCGAGGAGCTCAGCGCGCTGCTCCAGCGGCGGGGGGCGGCGGTGCTGCACGCGCCCGCCCTGCGGATCGTGCCGCTCGCCGACGACGGTGAGCTGCTCGCCGCCACGAAGGACCTGATCGACCAGGTGCCGGACGTCGTGGTCGCCACCACGGCCATCGGCTTCCGGGGCTGGATCGAGGCCGCCGACGGCTGGGGGCTCGGCGAGCAGCTGCTCGACCGGCTCGGCGGCGTCGAGCTGCTGGCCCGCGGCCCCAAGGTCAAGGGCGCGGTGCGGGCCGCCGGTCTGACGGAGGACTGGTCGCCGTCCAGTGAGTCCATGGCCGAGGTGCTCGACCGGCTGCTCGAGGAGGGCGTCGACGGGCGCCGGGTCGCCGTCCAGCTGCACGGTGAGCCGCTGCCCGGGTTCGTGGAGTCGCTGCGGGTCGCGGGCGCGGAGGTGGTGGGGGTGCCCGTCTACCGGTGGATGCCGCCGGAGGACATCTCGCCGCTGGACCGGCTCCTCGACGCCGCCGTCTCCCGCGGCCTGGACGCGATCACCTTCACCAGTGCCCCCGCCGCCGCGTCCCTGTTGTCGCGGGCGGAGGAACGCGGGCTGCTGCCCGAGCTGCTCGCCGCCCTCGCCCACGATGTGCTGCCCGCCTGCGTCGGGCCGGTCACCGCGCTGCCGCTCCAGGCGCACGGGGTGGACACCGTCCAGCCGGAGCGGTTCCGGCTCGGGCCGCTCGTGCAGTTGCTGTGCCAGGAGCTGCCGTCGCGGTCCCGGGCGCTGCCGATCGCCGGGCACCGGGTGGAGATCCGGGGTCACGCGGTGCTGGTGGACGGGTCGTTGAAGCCGGTGCCGCCGGCGGGGATGTCGTTGCTGCGGGCGCTGTCCCGGCGGCCGGGGTGGGTCGTGCCCCGCTCCGATCTGCTGAGGGCGCTGCCCGGCGCCGGGCGGGACGAGCATGCCGTCGAGACGGCGATGGCCCGGCTGCGGACGGCCCTCGGGGCGCCGAAGCTGATCCAGACGGTGGTGAAACGGGGATACCGGCTGGCCCTGGACCCGGCCGCGGACGCGAAGTACGCCGACGAGTAG
- a CDS encoding carbohydrate ABC transporter permease, with amino-acid sequence MKAVRALRRYPVLLALCLAALFMIVPFLIVAVNAVKSPAEYSRSGPLSLPDGLYLDGLKDFWERVDYSRKLLNSVLISGSVAVGAVVLSVLNAYAIGIGRIRGRTWVLAFFVLANMLPQESLVYPVYYLSKQAGLYDTRLSVIIVFTVIQAAFGTYLLSSVLSRFPREIIEAARIDGAGPWQVLWRIVVPVSRPTLGVLLVFFFIWTWNEFLLPLVMLISNDNQTVSVALGVLQGQRLMDATMTNAAALLGVLPALVFFLVFQRTLTRGIAVGAVK; translated from the coding sequence ATGAAGGCCGTACGAGCCCTGCGCCGCTACCCGGTCCTGCTGGCCCTCTGCCTGGCCGCCCTCTTCATGATCGTCCCGTTTCTCATCGTCGCCGTGAACGCGGTCAAGTCCCCGGCGGAGTACTCGCGCAGCGGTCCGCTGAGCCTGCCCGACGGTCTGTACCTGGACGGTCTGAAGGATTTCTGGGAGCGCGTCGACTACAGCCGGAAGCTGCTGAACTCCGTCCTGATCAGCGGCTCGGTGGCGGTGGGGGCGGTGGTCCTGTCGGTGCTGAACGCGTACGCGATCGGCATCGGCCGGATCAGGGGCCGCACCTGGGTCCTGGCCTTCTTCGTGCTGGCCAACATGCTTCCCCAGGAGTCGCTGGTCTACCCGGTCTACTACCTGAGCAAGCAGGCCGGCCTGTACGACACCCGGCTCAGCGTGATCATCGTCTTCACGGTGATCCAGGCGGCCTTCGGCACCTATCTGCTCTCCTCCGTGCTCAGCCGGTTCCCGCGCGAGATCATCGAGGCGGCGCGGATCGACGGCGCCGGCCCGTGGCAGGTGCTGTGGCGGATCGTCGTCCCGGTCAGCCGCCCCACCCTCGGTGTGCTGCTGGTCTTCTTCTTCATCTGGACCTGGAACGAGTTCCTGCTCCCGCTGGTCATGCTGATCTCCAACGACAACCAGACCGTGTCGGTGGCCCTCGGCGTCCTCCAGGGGCAGCGCCTGATGGACGCCACGATGACCAACGCGGCCGCCCTCCTGGGCGTGCTCCCGGCCCTCGTCTTCTTCCTCGTCTTCCAGCGGACCCTCACCCGTGGCATCGCCGTGGGTGCCGTGAAGTAG
- a CDS encoding bifunctional polysaccharide deacetylase/glycosyltransferase family 2 protein: protein MASLRLRHLLPLVVLLAMMAMLMLRGYVHSEILADYRIRPEAAADKVPQKVLDGGPVVDTRNGQQTSLDVPDHRIVLTFDDGPDPRWTPQVLDVLKKHHAHAVFFITGTMASRYPDLVRRMVDEGHEIGLHTFNHPDLSYQSKKRIDWELTQNQLALAGAAGIRTSLFRPPYSSSTDALDNASWPVTRFVGTRGYLTVFTTADSEDWRRPGTEEIIRNSTPQGGKGAIVLMHDSGGDRHQTVRALDTYLPGLQGKGYTFENLTEALAAPSAHTPVTGLDLWKGKSWVFLVEASDDITAVLVVGLAVIGVLVFARFGLMLLLSAIHTRRTRRKGFVWGPDAPVTEPASVLVPAYNEAKCIESTVRSLMKSEHPIEIVVIDDGSSDGTARIVEDLRLPGVRVVRQLNAGKPAALNRGIANARHDLIVMMDGDTVFEPSTVRELVQPFADPKVGAVAGNAKVGNKDTLIGAWQHIEYVMGFNLDRRMYDVLRCMPTIPGAVGAFRRSALDRVGGMSDDTLAEDTDITMAIHRDGWHVVYAEKARAWTEAPESVQQLWSQRYRWCYGTMQAIWKHRRALVESGPSGRFGRVGLPLVSLFMVVAPLLAPLIDLFLVYGLLFGPTGKTIAAWFGVLAVQAGCAAYAFVLDRERLTPLISLPLQQLLYRQLMYIVLLQSWITALTGGRLRWQKLRRKGQVAAPPGAAATADGGAA, encoded by the coding sequence ATGGCGTCGCTCCGGCTGCGCCATCTGCTGCCGCTCGTCGTGCTTCTCGCGATGATGGCGATGCTGATGCTGCGCGGCTACGTGCACAGCGAGATCCTCGCCGACTACCGCATCCGCCCCGAGGCCGCCGCCGACAAGGTGCCGCAGAAGGTGCTCGACGGCGGGCCGGTCGTCGACACCCGCAACGGGCAGCAGACCAGCCTGGACGTCCCGGACCACCGGATCGTGCTCACCTTCGACGACGGACCCGACCCGAGGTGGACCCCCCAGGTCCTCGACGTCCTGAAGAAGCACCACGCGCACGCCGTCTTCTTCATCACCGGCACCATGGCCTCCCGCTACCCGGACCTGGTCCGGCGGATGGTGGACGAGGGCCACGAGATCGGGCTGCACACCTTCAACCACCCCGACCTCTCCTACCAGTCGAAGAAGCGCATCGACTGGGAGCTCACCCAGAACCAGCTCGCCCTGGCGGGAGCCGCGGGGATCCGGACGTCTCTCTTCCGGCCGCCGTACTCCTCCAGCACGGACGCCCTCGACAACGCCTCCTGGCCGGTGACCCGGTTCGTCGGCACCCGTGGCTACCTCACCGTCTTCACCACGGCCGACAGCGAGGACTGGCGCAGGCCCGGGACCGAGGAGATCATCCGCAACTCCACGCCGCAGGGCGGCAAGGGCGCGATCGTCCTCATGCACGACTCGGGCGGCGACCGCCACCAGACCGTCCGGGCCCTCGACACCTACCTCCCCGGACTCCAGGGCAAGGGCTACACCTTCGAGAACCTCACCGAGGCACTGGCCGCGCCGAGCGCGCACACCCCGGTCACCGGGCTCGACCTGTGGAAGGGCAAGTCCTGGGTCTTCCTGGTCGAGGCCTCGGACGACATCACCGCCGTCCTGGTCGTCGGCCTCGCCGTCATCGGCGTCCTGGTCTTCGCCCGGTTCGGGCTGATGCTCCTGCTCTCCGCGATCCACACCCGCCGGACCCGCCGCAAGGGCTTCGTCTGGGGCCCCGACGCGCCCGTCACCGAACCGGCGTCGGTGCTCGTCCCGGCCTACAACGAGGCCAAGTGCATCGAGAGCACGGTGCGTTCGCTGATGAAGAGCGAGCACCCGATCGAGATCGTCGTCATCGACGACGGTTCCAGCGACGGCACCGCCCGGATCGTCGAGGACCTGCGCCTGCCCGGCGTCCGGGTCGTCCGCCAGCTCAACGCGGGCAAGCCGGCCGCCCTCAACCGGGGCATCGCCAACGCCCGGCACGACCTCATCGTGATGATGGACGGCGACACGGTCTTCGAGCCCTCCACGGTCCGCGAACTCGTCCAGCCCTTCGCCGATCCCAAGGTCGGCGCGGTCGCCGGCAACGCCAAGGTCGGCAACAAGGACACCCTCATCGGCGCCTGGCAGCACATCGAGTACGTGATGGGCTTCAACCTCGACCGCCGCATGTACGACGTCCTGCGCTGCATGCCCACCATCCCGGGGGCCGTCGGGGCGTTCCGCCGCAGCGCGCTCGACCGGGTCGGCGGCATGAGCGACGACACCCTGGCCGAGGACACCGACATCACCATGGCCATCCACCGGGACGGCTGGCACGTCGTGTACGCGGAGAAGGCGCGCGCCTGGACCGAGGCGCCGGAGTCCGTGCAGCAGTTGTGGTCGCAGCGGTACCGCTGGTGCTACGGCACCATGCAGGCGATCTGGAAGCACCGCCGTGCCCTCGTCGAGAGCGGACCGTCGGGCCGCTTCGGCCGCGTCGGCCTCCCGCTCGTCTCCCTCTTCATGGTCGTCGCCCCGCTCCTCGCCCCGCTCATCGACCTGTTCCTCGTCTACGGCCTGCTCTTCGGCCCGACCGGCAAGACGATCGCCGCCTGGTTCGGCGTCCTCGCCGTCCAGGCGGGCTGCGCGGCGTACGCCTTCGTCCTGGACCGCGAGCGGCTCACCCCCCTCATCTCCCTCCCGCTCCAGCAACTCCTCTACCGCCAGCTGATGTACATCGTCCTGCTCCAGTCCTGGATCACCGCCCTCACCGGCGGTCGGCTGCGCTGGCAGAAGCTTCGCCGCAAGGGCCAGGTGGCGGCGCCGCCCGGTGCGGCGGCGACCGCGGACGGAGGAGCGGCCTGA
- a CDS encoding translation initiation factor IF-2 has translation MKNWREDAQPGWPEAASPTRDVPVMGVGSQNLAGIAGQPPTSMAGESLRYRSLMDVPGESGLLSASSTPNGLSENERSSDLRDPWGEEPGGADGAENDPGEVTVQLDPPKKGRSDGSEAASDVPVFVDESGRRSRTFRRIGIVVGTACGAYAVVIVAALLSGNAGAPWLPVPVPGQADDKPAAGKVDGTSAPDESAGSRPGVPGGGIPGGSGATATASGAMSGKPGASPAPGASGSAAPSSGASPAARPSASGTARPSTGPTATASSAPGPSSPVVAPPPPSTPPPPAASSPAASPSASSEPSPAGGASTTVADGPPEPAPAASSPAA, from the coding sequence ATGAAGAATTGGCGGGAAGACGCCCAACCGGGCTGGCCCGAGGCGGCATCGCCGACCCGGGACGTGCCGGTCATGGGGGTGGGATCCCAGAACCTGGCCGGGATCGCGGGGCAGCCCCCGACGTCCATGGCGGGAGAGAGCCTCAGATACCGGTCACTGATGGACGTACCAGGTGAAAGCGGTCTCCTGTCGGCCTCGAGCACCCCGAACGGTCTTTCCGAAAACGAACGGTCGAGCGATCTCCGGGATCCCTGGGGAGAGGAGCCCGGCGGCGCGGACGGAGCGGAGAACGACCCGGGCGAGGTGACCGTCCAGCTCGACCCCCCGAAGAAGGGGCGGTCCGACGGATCGGAGGCCGCCTCCGACGTCCCGGTGTTCGTCGACGAATCGGGCCGGCGCAGCCGTACCTTCCGCCGTATCGGCATCGTCGTGGGTACCGCGTGCGGGGCGTACGCCGTCGTCATCGTGGCCGCGTTGCTCTCGGGCAACGCGGGCGCGCCCTGGCTGCCGGTTCCGGTGCCGGGCCAGGCCGACGACAAGCCGGCGGCGGGCAAGGTGGACGGCACCTCGGCGCCCGACGAGTCCGCCGGCTCGCGCCCCGGGGTTCCCGGCGGCGGGATCCCGGGCGGCTCGGGTGCCACCGCCACCGCGTCCGGCGCCATGTCGGGCAAGCCGGGCGCGAGTCCGGCGCCGGGCGCGTCGGGGAGCGCGGCTCCGTCGAGCGGTGCGTCCCCGGCGGCGCGGCCCTCGGCGAGCGGGACCGCCCGTCCCAGCACCGGCCCCACGGCCACGGCGTCCTCGGCGCCCGGCCCGAGCAGCCCGGTGGTCGCGCCGCCGCCGCCGTCCACGCCACCACCGCCGGCGGCGTCCTCACCCGCCGCCTCTCCTTCCGCGTCCTCCGAGCCGTCCCCGGCCGGAGGAGCCTCCACCACGGTCGCCGACGGCCCGCCGGAACCGGCCCCGGCGGCTTCGAGCCCGGCGGCCTGA
- a CDS encoding carbohydrate ABC transporter permease has translation MTVTAARGGRVTGKQDGAVHPRRSRDSYALFLLPGVLAFLAVVVVPFLMNTGVSLTDWQGVGSPEFSGLANYRRLMDDAEFWESFRHSLFMVVAMAALPTAVGLVLAAALFDHVGKHFGDRTATVLRACFYLPQVLPVAVAGIVWSWILAPDDGSLNELLQAVGLGSWRQDWLGDPDLALYSVMGVMVWVQLGFPLVVFMAGLERVDPQLYEAAELDGAGWWRRFLHVTLPQIRPEIYVVLTWCTIAALKVFGAVYVLTKGGPGGATNVPSYFSFTTFFEKTQVGYGAAISTVLTVIILALSLVGLRLQTRAEDAEEGHRT, from the coding sequence ATGACGGTGACCGCCGCACGCGGCGGGCGGGTGACCGGCAAGCAGGACGGGGCCGTTCATCCGCGCCGCTCCCGCGACTCCTACGCCCTGTTCCTGCTTCCGGGCGTCCTCGCCTTCCTCGCCGTCGTCGTCGTCCCGTTCCTGATGAACACCGGGGTGAGCCTGACCGACTGGCAGGGGGTCGGCAGCCCCGAGTTCTCCGGGCTCGCCAACTACCGCCGGCTGATGGACGACGCGGAGTTCTGGGAGAGCTTCCGGCACAGCCTCTTCATGGTCGTCGCGATGGCGGCGCTCCCCACGGCCGTCGGACTGGTCCTGGCCGCCGCCCTCTTCGACCACGTCGGCAAGCACTTCGGCGACCGGACCGCGACCGTCCTGCGCGCCTGCTTCTACCTTCCGCAGGTGCTGCCCGTCGCGGTCGCCGGCATCGTCTGGAGCTGGATCCTCGCCCCCGACGACGGCTCGCTGAACGAACTCCTCCAGGCCGTGGGTCTCGGCTCCTGGCGGCAGGACTGGCTCGGCGATCCCGACCTCGCGCTCTACAGCGTCATGGGCGTGATGGTGTGGGTGCAGCTCGGCTTCCCGCTGGTCGTCTTCATGGCGGGGCTGGAACGCGTCGACCCGCAGCTGTACGAGGCCGCCGAGCTGGACGGCGCCGGCTGGTGGCGACGCTTCCTGCACGTCACGCTGCCGCAGATCCGCCCGGAGATCTACGTCGTGCTGACCTGGTGCACGATCGCCGCGCTGAAGGTGTTCGGCGCGGTGTACGTCCTGACGAAGGGCGGCCCCGGCGGCGCGACGAACGTCCCCTCGTACTTCTCCTTCACCACGTTCTTCGAGAAGACGCAGGTCGGCTACGGCGCCGCGATCTCCACCGTGCTCACCGTGATCATCCTCGCCCTCTCCCTGGTCGGCCTGCGGCTCCAGACCCGGGCGGAGGACGCGGAGGAAGGACACCGGACATGA